In Novipirellula caenicola, a single genomic region encodes these proteins:
- a CDS encoding radical SAM protein: MYFRLASRLLLEPDKRLLAKAAWTLGVRGLWSVHKHKQRLKRGDFFPPFLYLSVINSCNLRCQGCWVDVAAKQHRIELDAANKVIAEAKAMGNRFFGILGGEPFMHKDLLKIFAANRDVYFQVFTNGHFITDEVAAELRRLGNVTPLISVEGSEIVSDTRRGREGVLNQTMQGLETALRHRLLVGVCTSVCKTNIDDLVSNAWVDRLIDMGVMYCWYHIYRPVGPESNPDLALTSEEQRRVRQFVVDTRATKPIVVIDAYHDDAGNALCPAATGFTHHVGPWGDIEPCPVIQLAKESIHDDRSLKDTFNESEFLRDFRELTAQHTRGCVIMERPDLLVQLAEKHGARDTTARTKVIEELNAVSPRRSQYQPGDEIPERSFVYRWAKKYAFNDFGTYSRHFDASKYQDPDQQSGDAKPKSELPILNR, from the coding sequence ATGTACTTTCGCCTTGCCAGTCGACTGCTGCTCGAGCCCGACAAACGACTGCTTGCCAAAGCAGCCTGGACGCTGGGGGTTCGTGGATTGTGGAGTGTTCACAAGCACAAGCAGCGGCTGAAACGAGGAGACTTTTTTCCGCCGTTTTTGTATCTATCGGTCATCAACAGCTGCAACCTGCGTTGCCAAGGCTGCTGGGTCGACGTGGCGGCGAAACAACATCGGATTGAATTGGACGCGGCAAACAAAGTGATTGCCGAAGCCAAAGCGATGGGTAACCGTTTCTTCGGCATTCTGGGTGGCGAACCTTTCATGCACAAAGATTTGTTAAAGATCTTTGCCGCTAATCGCGACGTCTATTTCCAAGTCTTTACTAATGGTCATTTCATCACCGACGAAGTCGCCGCCGAACTGCGACGTCTCGGGAATGTGACGCCGCTGATTAGCGTCGAAGGCTCTGAAATCGTCAGCGACACACGTCGTGGTCGCGAAGGCGTGCTAAACCAAACGATGCAGGGGCTCGAAACAGCACTGCGTCATCGCTTGTTGGTCGGCGTTTGCACAAGCGTGTGTAAAACCAATATCGACGATTTGGTCAGCAATGCCTGGGTCGACCGACTGATCGACATGGGCGTGATGTATTGTTGGTACCACATCTATCGCCCGGTCGGCCCCGAATCGAACCCCGATCTCGCGTTGACCAGCGAAGAACAACGACGGGTGCGTCAATTTGTCGTCGACACGCGTGCGACCAAACCGATCGTCGTGATCGATGCCTATCACGATGACGCGGGCAATGCCCTCTGCCCCGCGGCAACCGGATTCACTCACCACGTCGGCCCCTGGGGCGATATCGAACCGTGCCCGGTGATCCAATTGGCCAAAGAATCGATCCACGACGACCGCTCGCTCAAAGACACGTTCAATGAATCGGAGTTTTTGCGAGACTTCCGTGAACTGACGGCGCAACACACGCGTGGCTGCGTGATCATGGAGCGTCCCGATTTGTTGGTCCAGCTTGCCGAGAAGCATGGAGCTCGCGATACAACGGCACGTACCAAGGTGATCGAGGAACTCAACGCGGTCTCGCCGCGGCGAAGCCAGTACCAACCCGGCGATGAAATCCCCGAACGCAGCTTTGTTTATCGCTGGGCCAAGAAGTATGCCTTCAACGACTTCGGTACCTACAGTCGCCATTTCGACGCCAGCAAGTACCAAGACCCCGATCAGCAGTCAGGGGATGCGAAACCCAAAAGCGAACTACCGATCCTGAATCGGTAG
- a CDS encoding GDSL-type esterase/lipase family protein — MQTRFILALLTLVIGWPLAAQGQENATADRASRFQLPATDQGLAGEGPLRRYDWFQNVWRKRRETFAANAESKKGHVVFLGDSITQGWQDDFRGDFESIKPANRGISGDTTRGMLLRLDEDVIDLDPAAVVILAGTNDLEEGADPETIASNMQLIVTALRAHDAELPIILCNVFPSHHSKKRPADKIKRLNQLYAAIPKNDANLIVLDTWTLFANDQGNAKKEEFPDLLHPNAAGYAKWEAAVRPILATLGILETEGDDFVIEEGFESLFNGHDLTGWGFRKTTDAMRKSRERWQSRDPNAPAWPIVQSDVAFDGKSKTPEGRYLAIHDRLVVTTPPEGRKIQQLWTTREFPNDFELRLEFRATPNADSGVFIRAPQLQCRDYVLAGPYKNLKNYKPQQWNTLVVAVHDGVAHCTCNGEVIEEAMKVPETGPIGLEGDRGQIEYRRIRIKTKP, encoded by the coding sequence ATGCAAACTCGTTTTATCCTTGCCTTATTGACCCTAGTGATCGGATGGCCGCTTGCAGCTCAGGGACAAGAAAACGCGACAGCGGATCGCGCCTCACGGTTTCAACTGCCTGCGACCGACCAGGGACTTGCTGGCGAAGGACCGCTGCGACGTTACGACTGGTTTCAAAACGTGTGGCGAAAACGCCGGGAAACGTTTGCGGCTAATGCCGAAAGCAAGAAAGGACACGTTGTTTTCTTGGGCGATTCGATCACCCAGGGATGGCAAGACGATTTTCGAGGTGATTTCGAGTCGATCAAACCCGCGAACCGAGGGATCAGCGGCGATACGACTCGCGGAATGTTGCTGCGGCTCGACGAAGACGTGATCGATTTGGACCCGGCCGCTGTGGTCATCTTGGCGGGCACGAACGATCTCGAAGAAGGGGCGGATCCGGAAACCATCGCAAGCAACATGCAGTTGATCGTCACTGCGTTGCGAGCACACGATGCAGAGCTACCGATCATCCTTTGCAACGTCTTTCCTAGCCACCATTCAAAGAAGCGGCCTGCAGACAAGATCAAACGGTTGAACCAGCTTTACGCCGCGATTCCCAAAAACGATGCCAATCTGATCGTGCTCGATACATGGACGTTGTTCGCCAATGATCAGGGCAACGCCAAAAAAGAGGAGTTTCCGGATTTGTTGCATCCTAATGCGGCGGGGTACGCGAAGTGGGAAGCCGCCGTGCGGCCCATCTTGGCCACGCTCGGGATTTTGGAAACCGAGGGCGACGATTTTGTGATCGAAGAAGGATTCGAGAGTCTGTTTAATGGGCACGATTTGACGGGATGGGGATTTCGCAAAACGACCGATGCGATGCGAAAGTCTCGTGAACGATGGCAGAGCCGTGATCCGAATGCTCCGGCGTGGCCGATCGTCCAAAGCGACGTCGCCTTTGATGGCAAGTCAAAGACACCCGAGGGGCGTTATCTTGCGATTCATGACCGTTTGGTGGTGACGACGCCGCCGGAGGGACGCAAAATTCAGCAGCTTTGGACGACTCGCGAATTTCCCAATGACTTTGAATTGCGATTGGAATTTCGTGCGACTCCCAATGCCGACAGCGGTGTATTTATCCGAGCACCGCAATTGCAATGTCGCGACTACGTGCTCGCCGGACCCTACAAGAATCTGAAAAACTACAAACCCCAGCAGTGGAACACGCTTGTCGTCGCGGTCCACGACGGTGTCGCGCATTGCACGTGTAACGGCGAAGTGATCGAAGAAGCGATGAAGGTTCCCGAAACCGGTCCGATCGGTTTGGAAGGCGACCGAGGGCAAATCGAGTACCGTCGCATCCGCATCAAGACAAAGCCGTAA